The Micropterus dolomieu isolate WLL.071019.BEF.003 ecotype Adirondacks linkage group LG11, ASM2129224v1, whole genome shotgun sequence genomic interval GCACAGATTACAAGCCATTGTTGGAGTCAAGTTAGTAATAGTTGTACTCCTTTGGATATAACTAATTGTGACATGACAGTCCCTTTTTTAAATTGATACAACTGTCAAGGTATCTGTAGAACTTATGTTTTTACACTGGGTGTGTCTGCAAAGCTTGTGTTCTGCACCTGTATTTGTATATtgactcatttaaaatggattAATGTAGGCAGGCAAATATTGGCCTTAAACTATTTGGTGCATCTGCAGCTGGaatccagctgctgtttgttttgtttttttaaatttatttatttttggttggTTGTCTTTCTTCTTCGTAGTCGTCCCAGCTTCAAACTATCATTAGATCCCTTTTAAACTGAGAGACCATGCAAGCTAAGGTTAATTAGGTGTCACTTGGAAAATCACTTTCTTTGGCATTcaagatggggggggggggggggggggggaccttTTCTNNNNNNNNNNNNNNNNNNNNggggggggggggggggggcaggacACTTTCTCATCTCATCTGTAAAAGGCATCCCTCTTGGGCTTCTACTATGAGTACACTATGAACTGCAGACTGCAGTGCTTTAGGGTtgtctgcatcatattgtacaTAAAGAAAATTGGATACTTAAATAACTCCTAGACGAGCCACAACCATGGCCCCAGTCAACCATGAATCTTGTTGGGTTCTCGGTCAGTAGTGCCAGTAAGTTGCAAACCATTTGAAGACGCAAACTACACACTTTTACAGCCACCCTTCAAGCCAATGGGGTTTGAGCATTTGAGGCTGAAAAGAACTCAAAATACCTTTTGATGGGAGCCTTGCTACGACAGCTGGCAAACATGAAATCTGTTAAAGAATAGTATTACAGTTACTCATCGGACTTTTTTTGCCATTACCATTCCATTAAACAGAAGATTTGCAATGGTGCAACATGTTTGCCTTGCTTTGTGCATCACATTTTGCAGCATTAGTTGAGGTGTTGGAGCAGGACAGCCATTATTAATATTGTTGGTTCAGTATCCTGGTCCTACTTTCCACATCATGCCTGACGCCGAAACTTGGACTGTTCACATTGAATGTGTACTGTGTATTATGGTGGGGTactatgtttaaatgtttttgactATGTTTTTGCTAAATAATTGTAATTTGTTGTCTTTTGCTCCAGTTACAGCGGGCGCTATGATGAAGTATTGTGCTGCAGTTGCTCGACGTAAAGGAAGAACAAAGAAGAGATCGGGAGTTCATGTTTGAAGACATGTAGTTGCCTCACATGAGATATAACTAAGACTGCATTTTACACCtctgatttatttttgtctctaaatgttttcttgtgtgtgtgtgtatatatgtattgcATTCCAAAATTATCTGAAATAAACTTGAACACTTTTGtatgcatttaaatgttatgTGATCAGTTATCTATTTACTCATATCTGTCATTAATACAgtcaaaagatgtatttttgctTCATAAAAGGGGCACATTGGTCATTGTCAAATAATACATAAATCAAAACAGGATGTCTGTACAAATATCTGCCAATTAGCTAAAAGGTTGCCAAACTATTGTTCTGTGTTGTAAATGCATCAGCAGATGGCAGCACACTTCAAGGACTCATTTTGAGGGATGAGTTCCTTTCAGACTGGGCCATAGTCGAGAGGAAGACGCAAGCCCTGCTTCCTCGCTGGATGAACACATTTATCTCCCTATGTTAAAAAAGGTCATTTTCAACCTTTTAGTTGAAGCATGAAAGTTTTCTCTTGGCAATGGAAATTAAATTCCAATGCAGTCCATCTGGGCTGACCTTGAGAATGtatcaaatttatttattaaaacacaaagaccCAGAGGTTTAAAAGAACCAGCAGACAATTTGGCTGCAATTATGCCTGCTGGACATGGTGATCTTGTAGTAGGCGTAGTCATCACTTTCTCTTGGCTGTGTCACTGATGACTGGTTTCGGGGTCAGGTATCGTACACTGAGTGATTGTTCTTGGTGGCAGAAGTCCTAGCACTGCTTTATAGAAATTAGTCCCATGACAAAGTGTTCGAGATATTAGCTTGGATGAGTGCACTTCCTGGAGCTTACTGCAAACGCGCCTATGAGCTGTTGAGTCACATCCCCGTGCTCAGCGGGCCAGTTGTGGCTCCAGTCTTTGGGGAGCTCTGCAGTTGGTGGCCGAGGGCACCATTTGATTTCTGGCTGAGTGAACAGACAGCTGCTGGCAAGCAAGGCGTCAAGTTGTCTGCACATTTCTTGATAAGGCTTTAAGGAACTCCAAGGTGGacataaaacactaaaaagGAGGGCATTCACTTAAAGTTGCATAagttgttctctttttttttattttttttttatttaagataaAACAGCCAGTGACTTGTGAAGTTCAACAGAGATGTTCTAAAGTTGGTGGATGTGTTTAAAGCCAATTCAGTTATACTTtatagagctgaaatgattagtctattgacagaaaatgaatctgcaactatttttaCAATAGACTAATTGGTTAAAGTCATTAATCAAGAAAAGATGTTAAGTGTTTGCTATTTCCTGTTTCTGAAATGCTAGGCATTAGTGATTTTTTACATCATTGTAAAGTGAATATCTTGAGAGTTTGGTGAACAAAAAAAGGCATCTGAAGAAGTCACCTTGGGCTCTTTGAACTTGCGATGGGCAtctttattttgtgtcatttgTTAGACTAATCcattaatcaataattaataaatatatatataatataatatcattACTTGCAGCCCGAGAGAGTTAATAGGACAAAAGTGTCCTAAAATAAAGaaacgtttcctaaaaataaatgacacaattcaaataattacattttcaaagctGCCTTTATTTCCCGgcccttatttatttatctttcctCTTAAAATATGTCAGAACAACAAGTTGCCCACAACATTTCAACgtgtattaaatgtattataccTACTGTTATATGTTGAAATCACTAGTACAGGTTTGAAATATCTGAATGATCCTGCTTGCCTTtatgtttgatttaatccaTAATTCCACAATTCTTAGCTGTGCAGGCCAATAACAATGTTTTGATGAGGTAGAGCTAAGATATGCACATTTATGATTTTACTGAATGAACCTTGTAATGGTTACTGATACAAAAGAGGAAGAAACTTGATCCCAGTCACCTCCCACTGTCAGAAGGAGCATCCCTCTTGTCCTTTTTgttctgggggggggggggggggggggggggttgtcttAATCAACTAAGAAAAACTGGTATGGAATCATGAGTCAAAGTGACCCACAAATATCTGAAGCCCTGTTTCACCTCATTATCCATTTGTTTCAGCCAATTTCCTACGATCCATCATTGCACCAGGACTCTTTGTATGTAGAAGAAAGGGAGTAATATAATGCATgacagcagagaaaaagagtgtCGTCTGCAAAGAACACAGTCTCACAAATCATCCACTATTGCTTCAGTGTTATCTCCGCATTGCCCCGATACACAAATCAAATAGTATTGGTCATATAAGTTTTGTCCCTTCCACAAATCTGAACtactaaaagaaaaagaacttGTAAACCAGTTACAGGATATTACAGAAGTGGTTTAGTCATGACTTGCCGGTCTGTCATCCAAACCGTTTACAATATACATTGTTGACTTATTAGAGGAAAGGATGCGCTCCCCCCTGCTCTCTGTTAACTCCATAACGATGTGATGGCTTTATGTATCTTCATAACAACAGAGTGCAGCTGTCAAGGTTTTCCAGCTCATCCCCATCCGTGACAccaaagggagaaaaaaaaaaggtcacgGTGTGGTTCCCCCCCTGCCCACCCTCCCTCCACGAATGGTCCCCATCTTCTCCCTGGTACATGTATGGCCGGGTGTCTGCGAGGAGAAGGGGGCCACATAATCACCCACAGCGCTGCAGACAGGACCAACTGCAGTCGGCCAGCGGGAGCACGTGGCTTTGTCTTTCACCCATTCTATCGGGGACCAGCTGTGGTCTGAGTGTGGCGAACGTCAAGCCCAATGATGCTGCTGCTATAAATATGCGTCAACCAGTGTGAGTAAGTGACAGCTGTACAGTGGACCAAGGACACACTGTCTTGGCACTGTCAGGGTGAGCCACTCCAAAAAAGGCAAACCCAGTGTGAGAGCACTAGTTGATATGTATTTATGCACTTGTCGCAATTGATATGTGGTATATAGAGTTTAGATGGTTGCTTTAGATTGTGAATAAGAATTTAAATGCTGCTTCAAATGTGGACGTAGCCTTACAAGTTGGCAATAAtggtcacttttcttttttttgcaaacCAGACTGTTATATTATTAATTGGGAATTAATTTCTTGTGCGCAATGTGATTTAGATTTTCTGAAAGTCAAAGGAATGGGTCCTCCAAAATTAAGTGGATGATAACCATATGCATGTTTTAACTCAGAGcgagaaaaataaaactacacatgcgtgtgtgtgtgtgtgtgtgtgtgcattgtctGTACACAAGCGcatgtttgtgtgactgtgtttgtgtgccctTTTCAAGTGTGACCACCTGTCTTTtgttaagaaataaataaataaacacaggcCACACCAGCTGTCCCTGGCAGTCCGTCCCTTCAGAGGTCAAGGGCTCCCACCGCTGGCCTTGTTGAGGTGGTGGACACTTACAACTTTCCTCTCAACTTCTCTCAAGTACCtctaaacacatacacacacaaacaaacacacacaaacaaacccacTCGCGGCCAAATGAGCCAGGCTTTGAGCCTCGGAGAGGAATGTTTTATTACACCATCCAGTTACACTGCACATATCCCAGCTTGTCACCCTGCAGCTAAGCCCTATCACATGGCCTTTACTTTCCATGTGAAGGTTTTGGTCCACAAGAATCGCACACACACCAGGCAGTCTAAGCCCTGGATCCCGTTAGGCAGATGTGAGGTGTTGGTGCCAGCGAGTGCTCTGAGGCCTGCTGCTGTGGATGTTTACAGTGCGAGGAGGCCGCAGCATTGCAGAGGGCCCTTATTTACTGTGAGCTGGCTGGGGCTGTTCCGAGTGTTTATGAATGATCTTGGGAGgacattgttttctttatgttgGAGCTGCCTGGCTAGCGCCGCTGTGTCGTCTGTTTGTGCATAAAGTACGTGCTGGGGAGCTGGGCCAGACAATAGCCTGGCTGAGCTACTACCCACGCACACAATAGAGTGGTGGGATGAGGCCGACGTTTGGGGCCGTGGTTTGGGGGGAAGTGGGGGTGGAGGTAGGATAGATGGGGGCAGGGGCAGTTGGACGCAGCCCTTGTCTATATGGAGTTCCCAGAACGGGTGAGCTGGGTTTGGGGGGAGGGTGGTGGGAACCCGAGCACATCCCCATTGGGATCACGTACCAGAGCAGCTGGATTTCTTTCATGGTGCAGCGGGGAAATAATTAAAAGTTCTCGCCATTGAAATTGTCCAGTCAATTGGCATGAAGTTCCTCAAGTAGACACATTTGCTTACTTGTAGATGTGTGCGTGTAGTTTGCTGTGGCAGATATTAACAAGGTGATTTTTTTGTAATAATGCATATAAAAAGGCAACTTGCTTCGTTATTCCAGGTTTATTTCCTTTGGAGAGTATTGGCAACAGGTCAGGAACAATGGGAGCCCATCTTGAAACGGCTCCGTCCTTGAGCTCAGTTTATAGTTTCAGAGGGATAGACCAGTAAAGACCAGTAGTATTATCACATTCTGTTGTCTCTGTACACATTGCAATGCTTCCCCCCACACACTGGCTGAttgttgctgctgtgtgtcAGAGTCTACTTTTACATTTCTTATTACATTCAAAGCTCATCTCATGTTGCCAACTTAAAGTGTTTTGTCTGAAATGTATATATTGACTGGTGTGAAAACTACTCTGAccgtgtaaaaataaaaaacaaaaaaaagattactaaatgaataaaatccagacacagaaagaaagtTGTTCCATTTAATTCTATGCATAATCTTAAGAAAGACCTAAAATCAAGATTGTCACATTTCcacagcacgcacacacacacacacacacacacgcacactccgAAAGCgcaaacaaagaaaatgcacaTACAGTTATAGATCAAAGTAAATTGCTTCAATATCTAAGCAATGTCAATTCTGCATAAAGATTGTCATCTAATCGCTACACCACTAACACTGAAGCAATTGATTACTATAAAATATACCTTTcttattaaaaaattatattaaattctaatGGCACTTCTACAAATTTCTATTAAAAAGATTTTCATTTGACATTTagaagctttttttaaaaaccaaattAAAACTGAGACAGTCAAATGTTGCACAAGAAGCaaatgcaataataaatatttttcatgatTATACACAATTTCACAGTTGTAACCTGCAGAGGACAAAATTCCAGTATCGGTAAAGTCATTTTTTTAGACTTAAAAGATCATACAGCATGAGGCAAACATAGCTCTTGATCAAGAGTCGCGCCGTTTCTATAGAAGTCAACAATCAATATCTCAGTGTTTCACATTCAACAGTGACATTAACTAAGGACTGGACTGTTAGTTCCCAGTGGTATTGGCTACTAAAagccaaattacaaaaatgctTGTCTTCAGTTGAACACTTCCAAAACAGATTTATTCACATAAACAGAAATGGTCAAATAAATCTCAAAACGTCAATGTAATCTTTTGCAAAGCAGCAAAAATAAATGGactcaaaacttttttttttttttttttagtttgtctGATTTAACATTTCTATATGGTAGAAAAACAGGAGCAACAGTGCTGAATCACTTCAGTGGGCCGCTGTTGCTGTGATGTGAGCTTTACCATCGCAGTCAAGGGCAAAATGTACAATATAGAAAAGGGCTTCTCCAGATGCAACACCTATTCGTGTGTCTACAAGGCACATTTGGTGATCATCCTGGAGGTATAAATAAAGACtccaaacaataaaaagaaaagttctCACATATCGTTAGTTTTTCTACCTCTGTACAATTTAATTTgcacaacaaaagaaatgttcCTTTAAAAAACTCAAACAGTGACAAAATCTACATTCCTGTGTTCTGATACATTAACACTACATTACCAGCTACCTGAAATATATCTATTGATCTGACGACTAACCGAAGTGATTAAACTCTTGCGGCATGCGAACAACACGGGTGTTTGTTCCAAGTAAACAGGGAGCCAAATCACAATTCTTGTAAAATTACACACCAGCCTCGTTCATTCAAGCCTCGTCGCTGACTGTGGGTCAGGGAGCAGAATGAAAGCAAGACTGCAGTAATTAGTAATAAAGAGAGAAATGGTTTGATTCCTTCTTGACTTGGTTTTCCCTTCGtttaaaactgctgacaaaccATTGCAAATGCTGAGAAATCACAGGTGAATTCATTTGTGTCCTGAAAGATGTCTGGGTGATTAACATAAAAgacagggggggggggagaaaaaaacaaaaacaaaaacaccttaGGGTGTCTATGCTGAAATGGGTAAGTAGTCAACACTTACATATGACATATTGCCGGACACATTATTGACAATCTCGACGTTTTCTCTAAATCTAGCACTTGGAAAACAATATTCAGATAATTCTCATATTCTCTTGATAGATGTGCAATCAACTCACTGTGGTATCTCCTCCATGTAGAGGAACAATGAAGCATTTATCTACTGCATGCTgcgattgggggggggggcttttctTTGATGCCTCCAAACAATACACCTGTTTACAGTGTCCTTGGTCTCCCTCTGCTAAATACATTTCTCACATTCCAATGGCTCCATTCAATACAGAAAAGTGCAAAGAAACAGAGGCTTGCGTTGCCTTTTCTCCCCACAGCTAGGAGGGGGGGGATACACAATGATCCCTTGAGAACTACCTGGGACTCGGTGGGGGGAACACTGCCTGCATTGTCTCATTTCTATAGGTAGCCAATGCCGTATCAGTGTGGCTGTGCTTGTGAACAACGGTTTCCTGTGGCAGAACAGCACTCCAATCTGTATTAACTGTTCTGATTTGTAGTGAGTCCAATCAAGTCTCGAATATGGAAAAGGAACAAAACCCCCTGGGGAAGACGTGACGCTTTAAGAGACTGCAGTCTTAATACGACAACTGACTCTCTCCACCTTACATGTGTTGTaacatggaaaaacaaacagtttgataaatagaatatatatttacattaaatatacatataGTAAGAAATAGCAGCCTAGACAATAGTGTTGAAACTATATGCATGCAAAAAACAAGTGCTTCTCTATGTTCCATGTGACAAACTTGAATACTCCGTAGAGATTTCTACAcagtatattaaaatacaattacaGTAATTCGATTTGcacagagaaaatgaacagacAGCCCCAAATACCAGTTAATGAGTACCAAGATCGCTAGGCAAGACAAGATGTCTTTCAAGCTCATAGAAATAAGGACTACACCTATAGTAAACCCTGAACCAAgtcaaactaataaataaattctgATCAAGTCTTCTCAGGACAGATTAGACAAATATCACAAACTTTTAGTGCTCCGCCCCTGTTAAGAATCCATGTAGCATCTATGTggacagacagaagaaaatcCATTTCCTGCCCACAGATTCTCTCAAGGACAGCATCACTAAAGGCTCCAACTTCTTCAGTAGTaacttacacacatacagtaagaaGATATGATAATGTGAGGGGGTTAATTTGAAAGAAAGAAACGTCAGTAGGTTCAGCTGAATGTCACGTGGAGCACAGCTTTGAAGAACAAACAGCGCTAACAACAGACTGACAAAGTACTCAATatccacctgtctgtcccctccctgcctgcctgctgagGGTTTGGCCTTAACACTGTATGTCAGTGTACCCTTTACACCATACCAGGAAATAACAAGGTAAACTATTTGCTTTTAACCCAAATGAGTCAATAAACATTTAATGACACAAGCTTGATTAACTTTTGTTGTATTCTTgtaaatgatttaattaaagggCACTCGTGGATCAATTGGTTTTCCAGAGTAGACAATTACCTTTGTTACCACCTGGTATGTGGAGTGTAATCCATATCTTTTAAaggcctaaaaaaaaaaaaaaaaaaaactcactgaATTTGATCAGAAGGCATGGCGATATATCTCATTCTTCATTAAGTAAGTACACTAGGTGAAGTGTCAAGAATTTCAGTAGGCACCATTGTTGCAGGCATTTGCTTTTAACTACTCTCCACCCCTCCTCTGATTATAcaacttctttttaaaaaacaaaaaaagcaattaGAAGGCGATATGTGCTCACTCACATTAGCAACTAAAGAGCTGGTAACTCTCCCTAAGGCAGAAAAGTAATATGGTGATATGATGGTCTGCTTGCCGCTTGTTATGAGCAACATTAAACTGTAATCAACTTCATTTCAACCAAACAAACGTTCTactttcattaataaaaatgatacTTCCAGTAGTGAAACTAGTTTTGCTGCCTTATGATAATTTTACTTGTTAAAAGGACTAAACAAAtccccaaaaataaataataataataataataataataatgtaggagttaaaaagaaaatcacatatTGCTACTCACGGACGGTTCTGATCTCCCATGTGCACAAATAAATTCTCACTCACTCTGACGATTGTATTAACATATATGTTAACATTAGCTATAACCCATTTGCCCATAGGGTAGGAACATAGGATGCCTTTTCTTTTCACAAGTATACTCCTCAAataaactgacacaaacaaGACAGATAACAAACAAGTGCATCATCAGATTTGTTCACCTTCGTCGACACAGATCCAGCTTGAGTTTCACAGCACCCATGTTCATCCTAACAGCCTGTGCACTTTCAACTGTCTGCCTCTGACACAGTCCTGCACAGAAAACAGCTCCAGTTTTAAAGTTGCTACATCTTTTAACTTGATAAATGCCACATGGGGTAGAATCCACAAGATATGTAGCCAACAAACTGCCAACATATGTATACTAAAATCGGAAAAGATGTTCAGTAGTAGTATTCAGTATCTGAAAAGACATTCGGTCTTATGTCATGGCACTGCTGAGAGGTGTTTTATCCAATGGCGAGAGTCTTGACAAGGCCACAGTGAAACTTCCTGATGTGGCGGTAGAGGTCCCCAGATTGGGTGAAGCGTCGTTCGCACCACTTACAAGCGTGAGGCTTTTCACGTGTGTGAACTACAGCGTGCCGACTCAAGTTATGAGAGTACTGGAAGCTCTTGCCACACTGGCCACAGGTGTATGGCTTCTCGCCAGAATGCGTGCGCTCATGGCGCTTAAGGGTATACATGCAGGAGAAGGTCTTGTTGCACTGCATGCAGGTGGGGACCGAGCCGTCGGGGGACAGCTTGGAACGGGGACCGTCCTTCTCACGGAAGTGTGAGCTGAGGTGCAGTTGTAGCACATGGGGGCTGGGGAAGACTTTACTGCAGAgggggcacacacacacctgttgccCCGGGGGCAGGAGCACCCCGCTGGACGTGGAGATGTCTGAAGAGGCCAagtcgtcctcctcttcctcctcactgtccCCCAGCAGCCtacccctcctctcctctaccTCCCTGCCTGGGgcgccctccctccctctgcagGCCTCCCCCTCCTCATCCATCAGGTCCTCCTCCTGGGAGAGCAGGGCGGCTGTGGTGCCGTTGTTGCCTGGGAAGAGGGCAGCGAACCCTGTCACCACTGAGCTCCTGGCACTATTCCCAAAGCGCTGGCTCTCAGGGCTCATCGGCTCACTGTCCTCCTGCTCTGACAGCAAGTCGTGTTCGTCTTTAACAAGTGGCTCAGTGCCCTGCTGCTGGCTGTCGAGGGCCAGCTGTCCCGAGACGTAGGAGGGGTGTAAGGGATCTCTGCTAGACAGAGGCTTGAAAGACAAATCCAGTGCACAGTCCATGTCATCTGAAGCCCGGGACCTTTGGGACAGCGATACGGTGGAACTACTGACATcagcttttgtttttccagctgtttggacacaggGCTCGGCCTCTGCTGACACATAATTGACACCTACAAGGTCCAGGGACCTGCCAGAGTGACCATTTGCCTTCTGCCTGCTCTGTGTAGACCTATCACAATCTGTGACAGCCAGCCTGACTTCGCTGTTGTCCATGTCAAACTCTTCTGCTGGGGGGGCCCTGTGAAGCCCCTGAGACTTTGTCTGGGGCTGTCGCCGGATGAGCTGCTTACTGTGCAGCTCGCCGTCTGAGGAATTTTCCCTGTCCAGACAGCCGAGTCCCAAACCCTCACTCATCTTTTCATCCAGATTGGAAAGTTCCTTATCTTTAAGCTTGCCTTTACACACTTTCACTATATCATACATGTGGAGGTAACTGGCTGCTGCCAGGACATCCTCCACCGGGAGACTGCTGAATTCCAACTTCCCCTCATACATAAATTCAAGGAGCAGACTGAAAGCCGGGGCTGTCACAATGTCACTGTTGAGATGCACAACGTCCCTTTTGTCCAGCTGGTCCCTGTAGAAGAGATGGAAGTACATGCTGCAGGAGGCCAGCACGGCTCTGTGCGCTTTGAATCGAGCCTCCCCGACAAGAACAGTGCAGTCACAGAGGAAACCTTGGTGACGCTGCTGACTCAGACACTGCAGCAACTGGCGGCTATGGTCTGGGAACTCCATTCTTCCTTCATAACCTgatgaaaaacaggaaaaacaggaTACTGGATAAATGAAATGAAGCCATATAGAGGGCAGAGCTGCAGTCGCATATCAGGGGCCAAGTAACTAGAGAGAGAATGTGAGAAATAACTCAAGCCAAATAACAAAATTACTTTAAACCATCATAAACATGTCGTGTTTTTAAATACAAGTTCACAAAATCATACTCAATTTCTAAAAACTTTATTcaataagattttaaatgtatgtaaaggCTGATATAGATAACTTTATCCAACTTGCAAACATAAATCCTACATTCTTTCCAGTGGTGCAGGATAAGCTACGCAGCGCTCACCCAACCATGTCTCACGGTGTAAACGGATCCACCGTCCTAATTATCCAAAGTATTCCGGTTTGTATTAGTAAGCCTACTTCTTGagcttccaaaaaaaaaaatgcacaaagtGACGCAACGGCGCGTTTCCAAGCGCTCAACAGAAACGGCGGTGTTTGCAGAACAATCAAGTGGGAGTGGGTAGGATAAGCTACCACTCGTCCATCGGGGAAGGAGGCTAACGTGAAAAAATAAGACCAGGGCAGAGTGAGTAAACTGGTGCTCTGTTTGCTAATTACACTGCAAGCTGTGGAGTCAGCTGCTCTGACATCACCGCAATGGAAACGCTACCTCCAGCTGTGCTCCCCTTTATGCCATATGTTAACTCTATGCTACGCAGTCCAAACAAGACACcaaacttattttattttatttttttttttacaaatggaCAAGAGTAGAT includes:
- the zbtb42 gene encoding zinc finger and BTB domain-containing protein 18.2, which gives rise to MEFPDHSRQLLQCLSQQRHQGFLCDCTVLVGEARFKAHRAVLASCSMYFHLFYRDQLDKRDVVHLNSDIVTAPAFSLLLEFMYEGKLEFSSLPVEDVLAAASYLHMYDIVKVCKGKLKDKELSNLDEKMSEGLGLGCLDRENSSDGELHSKQLIRRQPQTKSQGLHRAPPAEEFDMDNSEVRLAVTDCDRSTQSRQKANGHSGRSLDLVGVNYVSAEAEPCVQTAGKTKADVSSSTVSLSQRSRASDDMDCALDLSFKPLSSRDPLHPSYVSGQLALDSQQQGTEPLVKDEHDLLSEQEDSEPMSPESQRFGNSARSSVVTGFAALFPGNNGTTAALLSQEEDLMDEEGEACRGREGAPGREVEERRGRLLGDSEEEEEDDLASSDISTSSGVLLPPGQQVCVCPLCSKVFPSPHVLQLHLSSHFREKDGPRSKLSPDGSVPTCMQCNKTFSCMYTLKRHERTHSGEKPYTCGQCGKSFQYSHNLSRHAVVHTREKPHACKWCERRFTQSGDLYRHIRKFHCGLVKTLAIG